A single window of Shewanella sp. Choline-02u-19 DNA harbors:
- a CDS encoding Lrp/AsnC family transcriptional regulator, producing MADIQLDKIDLHILKLVQQHGKLSNQELAEKVGLSPSPCSRRVKALEEAGYIAGYATLLSPAHFDLALTAYIHVRLEKHSSETLEGFEAKVASYDEVQECCLLTGSDADYQLKVLVKDMSAFKVFLLDKLTTNEKIAGVHSSFVLKQVKNQTQIPLPQSAD from the coding sequence ATGGCTGACATTCAATTAGACAAAATTGATCTGCATATCCTCAAACTGGTGCAGCAACATGGAAAGTTGTCTAACCAAGAACTTGCTGAGAAAGTCGGTCTATCTCCTTCGCCTTGTTCTCGCAGAGTCAAAGCGTTAGAAGAAGCGGGTTATATTGCAGGCTATGCCACCTTGCTTAGCCCTGCACATTTTGACTTAGCGCTGACCGCTTATATTCATGTGCGACTCGAAAAGCATTCAAGTGAGACTTTAGAGGGATTTGAAGCCAAAGTTGCCTCTTATGACGAAGTACAAGAGTGCTGTTTACTGACGGGTAGTGATGCCGATTACCAATTAAAAGTATTGGTTAAAGACATGTCCGCTTTTAAAGTTTTTCTGCTCGATAAACTCACCACCAATGAAAAGATTGCCGGTGTACACTCAAGCTTTGTACTTAAACAGGTCAAAAACCAAACACAGATCCCGCTCCCTCAGTCTGCTGACTAA
- a CDS encoding phosphatase PAP2 family protein: MNPLHRDAKTSSKLLLIGWAMLILIPASLYIFSVTMFPRIELDTHFAQLLYWITSTGTAPYGIATGIVILIACYRSLAKPQFLQLVLAVSISMAATLSLNHFLKPFFAEARPYAALLAQESLLNTDDFYQHNKKNKRAMISTAVEQLEVARTDINLSSAIKGHWQHEVGYSFPSGHTLFAVTLALVVSFYLLLAGQTLLPTALVSWAIAMGFSRMWLGMHWPQDVLASTVIGGIIALSSIAVIQTLLIRVNRVQKLSANE, encoded by the coding sequence TTGAACCCTTTACATCGTGACGCTAAAACCAGTTCCAAACTCCTACTCATAGGCTGGGCGATGTTGATCCTTATCCCTGCGAGCCTTTATATTTTTTCAGTCACCATGTTCCCGCGCATTGAGCTCGATACTCACTTTGCACAATTACTGTATTGGATCACCAGCACTGGCACTGCACCCTATGGCATCGCCACGGGTATTGTCATTCTTATCGCTTGTTATCGCAGTCTTGCTAAGCCTCAGTTTTTACAGCTAGTACTCGCCGTTTCCATCAGCATGGCTGCCACCCTAAGCCTTAATCATTTTTTAAAACCCTTTTTTGCCGAAGCAAGACCTTATGCTGCGCTACTCGCTCAAGAATCACTGCTCAATACCGATGACTTTTATCAACACAACAAAAAAAACAAACGAGCGATGATTAGCACTGCCGTTGAACAACTGGAAGTCGCTCGCACCGATATTAACTTAAGCTCTGCCATTAAAGGACATTGGCAGCACGAGGTTGGTTATTCTTTCCCCTCGGGTCACACATTATTTGCCGTCACCTTGGCGCTAGTGGTTAGTTTCTACCTGTTATTAGCAGGGCAAACTCTATTGCCAACAGCACTCGTTAGTTGGGCGATTGCAATGGGCTTTAGCCGCATGTGGCTCGGCATGCATTGGCCACAAGATGTTCTCGCCTCAACCGTCATTGGCGGTATTATCGCTTTAAGCAGCATTGCAGTGATACAAACACTGTTGATAAGAGTGAATAGGGTGCAGAAACTATCAGCAAACGAATAG